The Listeria welshimeri serovar 6b str. SLCC5334 genome has a window encoding:
- a CDS encoding diguanylate cyclase domain-containing protein produces the protein MKKITNNLFADIGFLFFILLCFITIGFMINTPDEYLRNIILLNITFLLVIITYFTNLTLGLILNVLYIFIYATYIIYEIVANQIAYGVGSYFWLIITPLFTVASAMFTRNTSRLQAENTKIKQQNLYLGTIDQETLLKNIVSFQNDERIFSSISRRYDLPLSLMVIKVRHWRELKRFQSEDEMRLALQDISSILESCIRTSDVLYLLDKEDATWGLLLLTDEPGGKLVADRIKSRIAEANTEDFAAKYRVKLELRIGTSQFDSDKVKTPLDFIDLATKELEYDV, from the coding sequence ATGAAAAAAATAACGAATAACTTATTCGCGGATATCGGTTTTTTATTTTTCATCTTGCTTTGTTTTATCACGATTGGCTTTATGATTAATACGCCGGATGAATATTTGCGAAACATTATATTATTAAATATCACTTTTTTACTTGTGATTATCACTTATTTTACGAATTTAACGCTTGGTTTGATTTTAAATGTCCTTTACATTTTCATTTATGCGACTTATATTATTTATGAAATTGTCGCGAACCAAATCGCCTATGGAGTTGGTAGTTACTTCTGGCTCATTATCACGCCACTTTTTACAGTAGCGAGCGCAATGTTTACAAGGAACACATCCAGACTTCAAGCTGAAAATACAAAAATCAAACAGCAAAATCTGTATTTGGGAACGATTGATCAAGAAACGTTGCTTAAAAATATCGTCTCTTTCCAAAATGATGAGCGAATATTTTCCAGCATTTCGCGCCGTTATGATTTACCATTATCACTGATGGTTATCAAAGTAAGACACTGGCGCGAATTGAAACGATTCCAAAGTGAAGACGAAATGCGCCTTGCGTTACAAGATATTTCATCTATTTTAGAATCTTGTATTCGGACGAGTGATGTCCTCTACTTACTAGATAAAGAGGATGCGACTTGGGGACTTTTGCTATTAACCGACGAACCAGGCGGGAAATTAGTTGCGGACCGAATCAAAAGCCGTATTGCGGAAGCGAACACGGAAGATTTTGCTGCAAAATATCGCGTGAAGCTAGAACTCCGCATTGGAACGAGTCAATTTGATAGCGATAAAGTCAAGACACCACTTGATTTCATCGATTTAGCAACAAAAGAATTAGAATATGACGTGTAA
- a CDS encoding class I SAM-dependent methyltransferase has product MNLEEIVDCMLLNEKDKEIQRTQTEHRIKLVNFWQVNKGDKVLEIGCGQGDTTAVLANAVGASGFVQGIDIAPRTYGAPFTIGDATDYLKKSKLGAQIDFKLGTDILKGDVNFSENTFDVVVLSHASWYFSSKSELTLMLELLSKWAKRVCYAEWDTRITNVKQTSHMLAVLTQSSYEAFKQETQSNIRTFITPMDMQEIIQKHNWKIGAETSIFSEKMQDSRWEISYVKDFITKELEADLGLPEKFKAFLLSQSKLITLENSLPMASYCTSWQAK; this is encoded by the coding sequence ATGAACTTAGAAGAAATAGTGGATTGTATGTTGTTAAATGAAAAAGACAAAGAAATTCAGCGGACCCAAACAGAGCATCGCATCAAACTAGTCAATTTTTGGCAAGTGAACAAAGGCGATAAAGTTCTGGAAATTGGTTGTGGGCAAGGTGATACAACAGCTGTACTTGCGAATGCAGTTGGTGCTAGCGGCTTTGTTCAAGGTATTGATATCGCACCGCGGACTTATGGTGCTCCGTTTACCATTGGAGATGCGACAGACTATTTGAAGAAATCCAAGCTTGGCGCACAAATCGATTTTAAACTAGGAACGGATATTTTAAAGGGCGATGTCAATTTTTCGGAAAATACTTTTGATGTAGTAGTATTATCGCATGCTTCGTGGTATTTTAGTTCCAAAAGTGAGCTTACGCTAATGCTCGAATTATTAAGCAAGTGGGCGAAACGCGTTTGTTATGCGGAATGGGATACGAGAATTACCAATGTGAAACAAACATCGCATATGTTAGCGGTACTCACCCAGTCATCCTACGAAGCATTCAAACAAGAAACGCAGTCTAACATTCGAACGTTCATCACACCAATGGATATGCAAGAAATTATCCAAAAGCACAACTGGAAAATAGGTGCAGAAACAAGTATCTTCTCAGAAAAAATGCAAGATAGCCGATGGGAAATTAGTTATGTAAAAGATTTTATCACAAAAGAATTAGAAGCCGATTTAGGTTTGCCAGAAAAATTCAAAGCATTTTTACTCAGTCAAAGCAAATTGATTACACTCGAAAATAGTTTGCCAATGGCGTCATACTGCACTTCTTGGCAGGCGAAGTAA
- a CDS encoding ACT domain-containing protein, with protein sequence MRAVLTVIGKDNVGIVAGVSNKLAELNINIVDVSQTIMDGYFTMMMMCDISQITKEFDEVKAELAGKGEDLQVKIHIQREEIFNAMHKL encoded by the coding sequence GTGAGAGCTGTACTTACTGTAATTGGAAAAGATAATGTGGGTATTGTCGCAGGTGTTAGTAATAAATTAGCTGAACTGAATATCAATATTGTGGATGTATCCCAAACGATTATGGATGGCTATTTTACAATGATGATGATGTGCGATATTAGCCAAATCACAAAAGAATTTGATGAAGTAAAAGCAGAATTAGCCGGAAAAGGTGAAGACCTCCAAGTAAAAATACATATTCAGCGGGAAGAAATTTTCAACGCAATGCACAAACTTTAG
- a CDS encoding PFL family protein has product METNQILETIRMIEEEKLDIRTITMGISLLDCMDGDGEVARKKIYQKIVTKARNLVAVGEAIESEFGIPIINKRISVTPIAIIAGSSADTDYVEFAKTLDAAAKEVGVNFIGGYSALVQKGYTKGDEILIRSIPQALAQTERVCSSVNVGSTRTGINMDAVRQMGEVIKETADLTADTQGLGCAKLVVFANAVEDNPFMAGAFHGVGEADCVINVGVSGPGVVKRAIEKVKGEPFDIVAETVKQTAFKITRMGQLVGQVASEKLGVPFGIVDLSLAPTPAIGDSVAHILEEMGLEMVGTHGTTAALALLNDAVKKGGVMACGHVGGLSGAFIPVSEDAGMIEAVQQGALNLEKLEAMTAICSVGLDMIAVPGDTTAETLAAMIADEAAIGVINNKTTAVRVIPASGTKVGDMVEFGGLLGTAPVMPVNDKSSADFIARGGRIPAPIHSFKN; this is encoded by the coding sequence ATGGAAACAAATCAAATCTTAGAAACGATACGAATGATTGAAGAAGAGAAGTTGGATATCCGGACGATTACGATGGGGATTTCTTTGCTAGATTGTATGGACGGCGACGGCGAAGTGGCTCGAAAGAAAATCTATCAAAAAATCGTCACCAAAGCGCGTAATTTAGTTGCTGTTGGTGAAGCGATTGAATCTGAGTTTGGTATTCCGATTATTAATAAACGAATTTCTGTCACACCGATTGCTATTATAGCTGGCTCTAGCGCTGACACGGATTATGTAGAATTTGCTAAAACACTTGATGCAGCAGCAAAAGAAGTTGGCGTGAATTTTATCGGTGGTTATTCCGCACTCGTTCAAAAAGGTTACACGAAAGGCGATGAAATATTGATTCGCTCGATTCCGCAAGCTTTGGCTCAAACAGAGCGTGTTTGTTCATCGGTCAATGTTGGCTCGACTCGAACAGGAATCAATATGGATGCGGTTCGTCAAATGGGTGAAGTGATTAAAGAAACGGCGGACTTAACAGCCGATACACAAGGCCTAGGTTGCGCGAAACTCGTTGTATTTGCCAATGCTGTCGAGGATAATCCTTTTATGGCCGGGGCATTCCACGGTGTTGGTGAAGCGGACTGCGTTATTAATGTTGGCGTCAGCGGACCAGGTGTGGTCAAACGTGCTATCGAAAAAGTAAAAGGCGAACCATTTGATATCGTTGCTGAAACAGTCAAACAAACTGCTTTCAAAATCACTAGAATGGGTCAACTCGTTGGTCAAGTCGCTTCTGAAAAACTAGGTGTTCCTTTTGGGATTGTCGATTTATCACTAGCGCCAACCCCGGCGATTGGCGATTCGGTCGCGCACATTTTAGAAGAGATGGGGCTTGAAATGGTCGGGACGCATGGCACTACAGCGGCACTCGCACTTTTAAATGATGCAGTGAAAAAAGGCGGCGTCATGGCTTGCGGACATGTCGGTGGTTTATCCGGCGCATTTATTCCAGTTTCTGAGGACGCTGGTATGATTGAAGCCGTGCAACAAGGTGCGCTCAATCTTGAAAAATTAGAGGCAATGACGGCAATTTGCTCGGTTGGTCTTGATATGATTGCCGTTCCAGGTGACACAACTGCCGAAACATTAGCAGCAATGATTGCGGATGAAGCCGCGATTGGCGTAATTAACAACAAAACAACCGCAGTCCGGGTAATTCCAGCAAGCGGCACCAAAGTTGGGGACATGGTCGAATTTGGTGGCTTACTTGGCACAGCACCAGTAATGCCAGTAAATGATAAATCTTCCGCTGACTTCATTGCCCGCGGTGGTCGAATCCCAGCACCAATTCATTCTTTTAAAAACTAA
- a CDS encoding LacI family DNA-binding transcriptional regulator has product MANIQEIAKLAGVSSATVSRVINKRDYVSEETRKRVQTIIDKLDYVPNINAVSLKKGATKLIGIVIPSFTDSLNVFLKSFTMMAQEHGYNVTLFMTRIDPDKELEALEMLRQKQIDALVLVIRSNDWKTIEHYTKYGPIVTWQRVESEKIPSVFMNQYDGYTLALEHLYAKGYRKFVNVYGNMTGLNTQSRMLAFKDFCARYELDPHEFRQFYGQGSRQDGEKIAHWYGETEHKPDAFLTPNDYFAAGLLTEARRLLYNVPEDFAICGFDNMEVAHLLDITTIHYPVNLQAENAFTLIMNQLFGSNLPLLDLDFHLVERKTT; this is encoded by the coding sequence TTGGCAAATATACAAGAAATCGCGAAACTAGCGGGTGTTTCATCGGCGACAGTTTCACGAGTAATTAATAAACGCGACTACGTGAGCGAAGAAACAAGAAAACGCGTCCAGACAATTATTGACAAGTTAGATTATGTTCCAAATATTAATGCCGTATCACTGAAAAAAGGAGCGACTAAGTTAATTGGCATTGTCATACCAAGTTTCACAGATTCGCTCAATGTATTTTTAAAAAGTTTTACAATGATGGCTCAAGAACATGGCTATAATGTCACTTTATTTATGACTAGAATTGATCCTGATAAAGAACTAGAAGCCTTAGAGATGCTACGACAAAAACAGATTGATGCGCTCGTGCTTGTAATTCGGTCGAATGATTGGAAAACCATTGAGCATTATACAAAATACGGTCCGATTGTCACTTGGCAACGTGTCGAAAGCGAAAAAATCCCTTCTGTGTTTATGAACCAATATGATGGCTACACACTTGCACTCGAACATTTATATGCAAAAGGTTACCGGAAATTTGTGAATGTTTACGGTAATATGACCGGGTTAAATACACAAAGTCGAATGCTTGCTTTTAAAGATTTTTGTGCACGTTATGAGCTTGATCCGCATGAATTTAGACAGTTTTATGGTCAAGGTAGTAGACAAGATGGGGAGAAAATTGCGCATTGGTATGGAGAAACTGAACATAAGCCAGATGCTTTTTTGACACCGAATGATTATTTTGCGGCGGGGCTGTTAACAGAGGCAAGACGTCTTCTTTACAATGTACCGGAAGATTTTGCGATTTGTGGGTTTGATAATATGGAAGTCGCACATTTACTTGATATTACTACAATTCACTATCCGGTAAATTTACAAGCGGAAAATGCTTTTACACTTATTATGAATCAATTATTTGGTAGTAACTTGCCACTTCTCGATTTAGATTTCCATTTAGTAGAACGAAAAACGACATAA
- a CDS encoding 6-phospho-beta-glucosidase, with amino-acid sequence MKKGVKIVTIGGGSSYTPELVEGFIKRYHELPIRELWLVDIEAGREKLEIVGNMAKRMVKAANIDCEVHLTLDRREALKDADFVTTQFRVGLLDARIKDERIPLSHGIIGQETNGAGGMFKAFRTIPVILGIVEDMRELCPDAWLINFTNPAGMVTEAVLRYGNWDKVIGLCNVPIGAVKSASDVLGKPEEDLFFKFAGINHLHWHRVFDKDGTELTENVIDGLYGPNANPGKVVENIKNMRFLYEQVKHLKMLPCPYHRYYYMTDAMLEEELASFKNEGTRGEVVKKLEDSLFELYKDPNLDHKPEELSKRGGAHYSDAACEIINSIYNNKGTVMVVSTRNNGAIDDVPYDSAVEITSVIRAHGAEPINFGKFPPAQRGLLQVMKSMEELTIEAAVTGDYATALQAFTSNPLVPSGDLAKTILDEMLEAHKEFLPQFAK; translated from the coding sequence ATGAAAAAAGGTGTAAAAATCGTTACAATTGGTGGGGGTTCCAGTTACACACCAGAACTTGTTGAAGGATTTATTAAACGCTATCATGAACTTCCAATCAGAGAACTTTGGCTAGTAGATATTGAAGCTGGTCGTGAAAAATTAGAAATCGTTGGTAATATGGCAAAACGCATGGTGAAAGCAGCAAACATTGACTGCGAGGTACATTTAACACTTGACCGTCGTGAAGCTTTAAAAGATGCAGATTTCGTTACAACACAATTCCGCGTTGGACTATTAGACGCTCGTATTAAAGACGAAAGAATTCCACTTAGCCACGGCATTATCGGTCAAGAAACAAATGGTGCTGGTGGAATGTTTAAAGCATTCCGTACGATTCCCGTTATTCTTGGGATTGTAGAAGATATGCGCGAACTATGTCCAGATGCGTGGCTAATCAACTTCACAAACCCAGCTGGAATGGTAACAGAAGCCGTTCTTAGATACGGAAACTGGGATAAAGTTATCGGCCTTTGTAACGTGCCAATCGGAGCAGTAAAAAGTGCATCTGACGTTTTAGGTAAACCAGAAGAAGATTTGTTCTTCAAATTTGCAGGAATTAATCACTTGCACTGGCACCGCGTGTTTGACAAAGATGGTACAGAATTAACAGAAAACGTAATTGATGGTCTTTATGGTCCAAATGCAAACCCTGGAAAAGTCGTTGAAAATATTAAAAATATGCGTTTCTTATACGAACAAGTAAAACATCTAAAAATGCTTCCTTGTCCTTATCATCGTTACTATTACATGACGGATGCAATGCTTGAAGAAGAACTTGCATCATTCAAAAACGAAGGAACACGCGGAGAAGTCGTGAAAAAACTAGAAGATAGCTTGTTCGAATTGTATAAAGATCCAAATCTTGACCATAAACCAGAAGAATTATCTAAACGTGGTGGTGCCCATTATAGTGACGCAGCATGCGAAATCATCAACTCCATTTACAATAACAAAGGTACTGTAATGGTAGTATCTACACGTAATAACGGTGCAATTGATGATGTTCCTTACGATAGTGCTGTAGAAATCACAAGTGTTATTCGTGCGCATGGTGCAGAACCAATCAACTTTGGTAAATTCCCACCAGCACAACGCGGCTTACTACAAGTGATGAAATCAATGGAAGAATTGACAATCGAAGCAGCAGTAACAGGAGATTATGCGACTGCACTTCAAGCCTTTACTTCAAACCCACTCGTTCCAAGCGGTGACCTAGCTAAAACGATTCTAGATGAAATGCTAGAAGCACACAAAGAGTTTTTACCACAATTTGCTAAATAA
- a CDS encoding Zn-dependent hydrolase, whose protein sequence is MQTNLERIKNHLEQLDVYTATPDQGTTRLTYSKEDLGARNYLKSEMAKVGLTVSEDAIGNIYGRLEGANPDLPAVIVGSHFDSVPNGGAFDGPAGVITGLEVASVFHEQQIKPYFPLEIIAMVEEEGARFGAGLLASRTITGKVTKEMLHEMKDADGITAAEAMAGLGFDANKVHTAIRTKDSVKAFIELHIEQGPVLESANEDVALVDTVVGLTEIKVTIKGQAGHAGTTPMLDRKDALVAAVEILKELPELAIQEGGGTVLTIGKLNVYPNGANVIPDKVVFTVDIRAKKEIHVLNTLEKTKKIIQSAEKNGITCEIEDMLYEKPTYLSKEIHQALTESADKLGFKYRTMVSGAGHDAMIFAGMTEVGLIFVPSHNGISHAPEEWTDYDQLQKGIEVVLETVKKWTEESANE, encoded by the coding sequence ATGCAAACAAATCTTGAAAGAATTAAAAATCACCTTGAACAATTAGATGTTTATACCGCAACTCCAGACCAGGGAACAACTCGACTTACATATAGTAAAGAGGACCTTGGTGCACGAAATTATTTGAAAAGTGAAATGGCAAAAGTGGGACTTACTGTTTCAGAAGATGCCATTGGAAATATTTATGGACGATTAGAAGGCGCAAACCCAGATTTACCAGCAGTTATAGTGGGCTCTCATTTTGACTCTGTCCCGAATGGTGGGGCTTTTGATGGGCCTGCTGGTGTTATAACTGGGCTTGAAGTAGCTAGCGTTTTTCATGAACAACAAATAAAGCCGTATTTTCCGCTTGAAATCATCGCGATGGTGGAAGAAGAGGGAGCTCGTTTTGGAGCAGGACTTCTTGCTTCGAGAACGATTACGGGTAAAGTCACAAAAGAAATGCTACACGAAATGAAAGATGCGGACGGCATTACAGCTGCAGAAGCTATGGCGGGATTAGGTTTTGATGCCAATAAAGTACATACAGCCATTCGTACGAAAGATTCCGTCAAAGCTTTCATCGAATTACACATTGAGCAAGGACCTGTACTTGAGAGTGCAAACGAAGATGTAGCGCTAGTTGATACTGTTGTCGGTTTAACCGAAATAAAGGTAACTATAAAAGGTCAGGCTGGTCATGCCGGAACAACCCCCATGTTAGACCGAAAAGATGCGCTAGTCGCAGCTGTGGAGATTCTTAAGGAACTTCCAGAACTCGCTATTCAAGAAGGTGGCGGAACAGTTTTAACAATCGGCAAGTTAAATGTTTATCCAAATGGCGCGAATGTAATTCCCGATAAGGTCGTTTTTACCGTGGATATTCGCGCAAAAAAAGAAATTCACGTCCTAAATACATTAGAAAAAACAAAAAAAATTATCCAATCCGCTGAGAAAAACGGTATTACTTGCGAAATAGAAGATATGCTGTACGAAAAACCAACCTATCTATCAAAAGAAATTCATCAAGCATTAACCGAAAGTGCCGATAAACTTGGATTCAAATATCGAACAATGGTTAGTGGTGCTGGTCATGATGCGATGATTTTTGCAGGTATGACAGAAGTAGGATTAATTTTCGTTCCTAGCCATAATGGTATAAGTCATGCACCAGAAGAGTGGACCGATTACGATCAACTTCAAAAAGGAATAGAAGTCGTACTGGAAACTGTGAAAAAATGGACGGAGGAAAGCGCAAATGAATAA
- a CDS encoding M20 family metallopeptidase: MNNTIKQTILNKEEEMIAFRRDLHMHPELQWQEFRTTDQVAKELDKLGIPYRRTNPTGLIADLEGGKPGKTVALRADMDALPVQELNQDLSYKSTEDGKMHACGHDSHMSMLLTAAKALVEVKDELAGTVRFIFQPSEENAEGAKEMVAQGAMEGVDHVFGIHIWSQTPSGKISCVVGSSFASADIIEIDFKGQGGHGAMPHDTIDAAIIASSFVMNLQAIVSRETNPLDPVVVTIGKMEVGTRFNVIAENAHLEGTLRCFNNTTRAKVAKSIEQYAKKTAAIYGGTAEMVYKQGTQPVINDEKSALLVQKTITESFGEDALYFEPPTTGGEDFSYFQDEASGSFALVGSGNPAKDTEWAHHHGRFNIDESAMKNGAELYAQFAYNYLNQDEF; the protein is encoded by the coding sequence ATGAATAACACAATAAAACAAACAATTTTAAATAAAGAAGAAGAGATGATTGCTTTCCGCCGTGATTTGCATATGCACCCAGAATTACAATGGCAAGAATTTCGGACAACGGATCAAGTCGCTAAAGAATTAGACAAATTGGGCATTCCATATCGCAGGACCAATCCAACAGGACTCATTGCCGATTTAGAAGGTGGGAAACCCGGAAAAACAGTTGCTTTGCGTGCAGATATGGATGCACTACCAGTCCAAGAGCTCAACCAAGACCTCTCTTATAAATCAACAGAAGATGGTAAAATGCATGCATGCGGACATGATTCCCATATGTCTATGCTTTTAACCGCCGCAAAAGCACTCGTTGAAGTAAAAGACGAGCTAGCGGGAACAGTTCGTTTCATTTTTCAACCTTCTGAAGAAAATGCAGAGGGTGCGAAAGAAATGGTTGCCCAAGGAGCGATGGAGGGTGTGGACCACGTGTTTGGGATTCATATTTGGTCCCAAACCCCAAGTGGCAAAATATCTTGCGTAGTTGGCTCGTCGTTCGCTTCTGCAGATATCATCGAAATCGATTTCAAAGGTCAAGGTGGTCACGGAGCAATGCCACATGACACAATTGATGCAGCAATTATTGCTTCTTCATTTGTTATGAATCTTCAGGCTATCGTATCACGTGAAACGAATCCACTCGATCCTGTCGTAGTTACCATTGGTAAAATGGAAGTTGGCACACGCTTCAATGTTATTGCTGAGAATGCCCATTTGGAAGGAACGCTTCGCTGTTTCAATAACACAACTCGCGCTAAGGTCGCAAAATCAATCGAGCAGTACGCTAAAAAAACCGCCGCTATCTACGGAGGTACAGCCGAAATGGTATATAAACAAGGAACACAACCAGTAATCAATGATGAAAAAAGCGCATTACTTGTTCAAAAAACAATCACTGAATCTTTTGGTGAAGACGCACTTTATTTTGAACCTCCAACAACTGGTGGAGAAGACTTTAGCTATTTCCAAGATGAAGCTTCCGGTAGTTTTGCGCTTGTTGGTTCAGGAAATCCAGCAAAAGATACAGAATGGGCGCATCATCATGGCCGTTTTAATATTGATGAAAGTGCGATGAAAAATGGCGCAGAACTATATGCTCAATTTGCCTATAATTATTTAAATCAAGATGAATTTTAA